In Macrobrachium nipponense isolate FS-2020 chromosome 13, ASM1510439v2, whole genome shotgun sequence, the DNA window gtgtttaagaataagctcgacaaatatctaaactgcatcccagaccatccaagattggaagatgcaaaatataccggaagatgtactagcaactctctggtagacattagaggtgcctcacactgagggacctggggcaacccgaacaagatgtaaggtctgtaaggtaaggtaaggtctctctctctctctctgtcttttttcctctttcttctcccttacAGCACGTCaaaactctctctcacttcctctcattttcattctctctctatcacccctcttctcaaactccaccttctttgatgtcattgatgtttaccttaTAGTATTCCTTTCCAAATGATAAgccatatgtatacagaaattacgtatgataaatttgtacagTAACTAAATCTACGGGCATAAACAGCCCCGTTccatgggcagaaccagctccgtttcagggaatcccttctcacccccaccccctttggagggGGCCGGTAGgacgaaaccccattataaaaacacgcgtgtattcgaatgcaatgttgtgtccAAATTTCAtagcaatcggtgaagaactttcggagatataaaattttgaacaaacgaacatttacacacacacacacacacatatattatatctatataattctatatagtatataatatatttaatctaatttataatatatatatatatatatatatgaaacaactgAAGTTTCCAAAGCGCAGTTCATCATTTTCTAGAATAGTATTAAGGTACCCCGACAGTCTAcggatatataagtatatgaaaaatatatgaagacatttaacagtaataattaataatattacctTTCAGCAAAGCCGAATGGTAATGGTAGCCGATTTAGGAACGGCAAAATCAACAAAGAAAGAATGTAACTTTGGGCAAGAAGATTTGTACCAAAGAACTTTTAAATGAGATTCATATCCACGACTCTTCCAACAGGTGCacctatatatttttaaatgagtactTATACTCTACTTCAAGCAGAAAACGTGCCAGATGGCTAAAGCAAGAGATAAAAAGAGCCAATGGAACAGAATACTGAACGATAAACTATTATTCACCCAAAGGAAATGAAACATGGTGGATCGGAGGAACGGATGAAGGTCATGAGAACTATTGGGTTTGGGTTGATGGACGCCCTATAGACATGCTCCAGAGTTACTGGCGCCCAGATGAACCTGACGCCCTTGAGGACCAGAACGCCCTAATCATCTGGTACGAGGGAAGTGAAAAAGTCCCTCGAAGGAGGATTGGGGACTGGGTGGGTGAAAGAAGACACTTCTACATCTGCCAGCTGGGTGTCAAGGCAGTCACTTAGAAAAGTACAGTGGTAACtaacaataaagaataataaagacaTTCTTCCTACTTGCAACAAAAATATGTTCATGTTCCAATGCATTGGTAAAATTCCAGTCTTTTACATTTTAGTATCTACCAGTCTAATAGTAACTTGGTAACACCAGAGAGTTGTCATCTTGAGAGATGCCAAAGTGTTAGGACACCGCTATAATATTCACTAAGGAAGACATTTCCCAAACGTTAGGCTTGCTCTGAATCTTTTGCAGGAAGAATTGCTTCTAATCTAATTTAACTTTAGTTCCTTCAGATTAACAGTGATCACAGGTTTAACGTCAT includes these proteins:
- the LOC135225228 gene encoding C-type lectin domain family 17, member A-like isoform X2; its protein translation is MHTSLTFTRKHQILNEACDYPFIPVGSLCYYFSSEGASWHDARLACQSMAYEYTNLPVDLAVFDYFPDDFSPVFHYVTLLGNETWWIGGTDEGHENYWVWVDGRPIDMLQSYWRPDEPDALEDQNALIIWYEGSEKVPRRRIGDWVGERRHFYICQLGVKAVT
- the LOC135225228 gene encoding C-type lectin domain family 17, member A-like isoform X1, with translation MKGARLLLGFCVASTVAACDYPFIPVGSLCYYFSSEGASWHDARLACQSMAYEYTNLPVDLAVFDYFPDDFSPVFHYVTLLGNETWWIGGTDEGHENYWVWVDGRPIDMLQSYWRPDEPDALEDQNALIIWYEGSEKVPRRRIGDWVGERRHFYICQLGVKAVT